Proteins encoded by one window of Actinocorallia herbida:
- a CDS encoding phosphotransferase family protein, with protein MIEQLTALARESGGTGEAAVLYARGDVLVVRVGGVVAKAHRAETTDLPARAAVAAGHPGLLLPPIRVPDPVDGRTVSVWPAGEPVDPADPFGAPWEEAGRLLARLHALPVPAGLPPQGAPLRVREVLTRPLPDSPAARTILRAYATLPDVLEAPGTARLVHGDFHLGQLVRCGGGWRLIDIDDLGHGDPVWDLARPAALFAAGVLPDEVWSRFLHAYLSAGGTDLGPDPWARLDIPAQALAIQTAARCVSKAVDEGRTLNEYETTLIDACDRISSSRNA; from the coding sequence GTGATCGAACAGCTCACCGCACTCGCCCGCGAATCGGGCGGAACGGGCGAGGCGGCGGTGCTCTACGCGCGTGGCGACGTCCTGGTCGTCAGGGTAGGCGGGGTCGTGGCCAAGGCGCACCGGGCCGAGACGACGGACCTGCCCGCCAGGGCCGCCGTGGCCGCCGGGCACCCCGGGCTCCTGCTCCCCCCGATCCGGGTGCCCGACCCCGTCGACGGGCGGACCGTGTCGGTCTGGCCCGCCGGCGAGCCGGTCGACCCCGCCGACCCGTTCGGCGCCCCCTGGGAGGAGGCCGGACGGCTCCTGGCCCGCCTCCACGCGCTGCCCGTCCCGGCGGGGCTGCCCCCGCAGGGCGCGCCGCTGCGAGTGCGGGAGGTGCTGACCCGGCCGCTGCCCGACTCCCCCGCGGCCCGGACGATCCTGCGGGCCTACGCGACCCTCCCGGACGTCCTGGAGGCCCCCGGGACCGCGCGGCTGGTCCACGGCGACTTCCACCTCGGCCAGCTCGTGCGGTGCGGCGGCGGCTGGCGGCTGATCGACATCGACGACCTCGGGCACGGCGATCCGGTCTGGGACCTGGCCCGTCCCGCCGCCCTGTTCGCCGCGGGGGTGCTGCCCGACGAGGTGTGGTCGAGGTTCCTGCACGCCTATCTGTCCGCCGGCGGTACCGACCTCGGACCTGACCCGTGGGCCAGATTGGACATTCCCGCGCAAGCTCTGGCGATCCAAACGGCCGCCCGGTGCGTCTCAAAGGCTGTGGACGAGGGACGGACGCTCAACGAGTACGAGACGACCCTTATCGACGCTTGTGACCGAATTAGCAGCTCACGCAATGCTTGA
- a CDS encoding LacI family DNA-binding transcriptional regulator, translating to MATRLADIAAQAGVSEATVSRVLNGRPGVSPGTRQAVLGALDVLGYDRPPRLRQQRAGLIGLILPELTNPVFPVFAQTLESALVMSGYTAVLCTQTPGGVREDDYTELLLERDVAGIIVVSGMHADSTADLGRYKRLTDQGLPLVLVNGYRDGIDAPFVSNDDVASVEMAVEHLVSLGHTRIGLAVGQARFVPSIRKAEGFARAVKALLGETEPERLIATSLFTLEGGQAAAAQLLDRGCTAICCGSDIMAIGAIRAVRQRGLRVPEDVSVVGFDDSPLIPYLDPALTTIRQPVREMAIAAAGQLLEEIGGNRVPRTELLYRPELVVRRSTSRAPSAQRGREHG from the coding sequence ATGGCGACACGGCTGGCCGACATCGCGGCTCAGGCAGGGGTCAGCGAGGCGACCGTGAGCCGCGTGCTCAACGGCAGACCCGGCGTATCCCCCGGCACCCGGCAGGCGGTGCTGGGGGCGCTCGACGTCCTCGGCTACGACCGCCCGCCCCGGCTGCGCCAGCAGCGGGCCGGGCTGATCGGGCTCATCCTCCCCGAACTGACCAACCCCGTCTTCCCGGTCTTCGCGCAGACCCTGGAGTCGGCGCTGGTCATGTCCGGGTACACCGCGGTGCTCTGTACCCAGACGCCCGGCGGCGTCCGCGAGGACGACTACACCGAGCTCCTGTTGGAACGTGACGTCGCGGGGATCATCGTGGTCAGCGGCATGCACGCCGACTCCACCGCCGACCTCGGCCGCTACAAGCGGCTCACCGACCAGGGCCTGCCCCTGGTCCTGGTCAACGGGTACCGGGACGGGATCGACGCCCCGTTCGTCTCCAATGACGACGTCGCCTCGGTCGAGATGGCGGTGGAGCACCTGGTCTCACTCGGCCACACCAGGATCGGGCTCGCCGTCGGACAGGCGAGGTTCGTGCCGTCGATCCGCAAGGCCGAGGGGTTCGCGCGGGCCGTCAAGGCGCTGCTGGGCGAGACCGAGCCGGAGCGGCTGATCGCCACCTCGCTGTTCACCCTGGAGGGCGGCCAGGCCGCGGCGGCGCAGCTACTCGACCGGGGCTGCACCGCGATCTGCTGCGGCAGCGACATCATGGCGATCGGGGCGATCCGGGCGGTCCGCCAGCGGGGCCTGCGGGTCCCCGAGGACGTCTCGGTCGTCGGCTTCGACGACTCCCCCCTCATCCCCTACCTGGACCCGGCCCTCACCACGATCCGCCAGCCCGTCCGGGAGATGGCGATCGCCGCCGCGGGCCAGCTCCTCGAGGAGATCGGCGGCAACCGCGTCCCCCGCACCGAACTCCTTTACCGCCCCGAACTCGTCGTCCGCCGCTCCACGAGCCGCGCCCCGAGCGCTCAGCGGGGCCGAGAGCACGGCTAA
- a CDS encoding CDP-alcohol phosphatidyltransferase family protein — protein MSAAESETAGTERLSPADFLTLGNALCGIAALRSIMVQGSFSGTESRLFAGAVLLMLIGAVCDLFDGRMARRWRSTPYGPHLDNLADVITFGLVPAAMTLAWVGFDDDWAMPAMVAAAGFFLAIVVRLARYVTAAPEPGIFRGMPAPLCAFTVVSIIVLEPPVPMALAAIACVALLAVSRLPFPKPSSRSLAGIMVVWAACGALSIVAWAAGLPGGTTGMRFTAASELFAACLIPLIMLKLRHTMRDQFAPHATRRRTLPRPRRVSVRRPGAQRRVRIRR, from the coding sequence TTGTCTGCGGCTGAGAGCGAGACCGCCGGTACGGAGCGCCTGTCGCCCGCCGACTTCCTGACGCTCGGCAACGCCCTCTGCGGCATCGCCGCCCTGCGCAGCATCATGGTGCAGGGCAGCTTCTCGGGCACCGAGAGCCGGCTGTTCGCCGGTGCGGTCCTGCTCATGCTGATCGGCGCCGTCTGCGACCTGTTCGACGGGCGGATGGCCCGGCGCTGGCGCAGCACCCCCTACGGCCCGCACCTCGACAACCTCGCCGACGTGATCACCTTCGGCCTCGTCCCCGCCGCGATGACCCTCGCCTGGGTCGGTTTCGACGACGACTGGGCGATGCCCGCGATGGTGGCCGCCGCCGGGTTCTTCCTGGCGATCGTGGTCCGGCTCGCCCGGTACGTCACCGCGGCTCCCGAGCCGGGGATCTTCCGCGGCATGCCCGCCCCGCTGTGCGCCTTCACGGTGGTCTCGATCATCGTGCTGGAGCCCCCGGTGCCGATGGCCCTCGCGGCGATCGCCTGTGTGGCGCTGCTCGCGGTCAGCCGCCTGCCGTTCCCCAAGCCCTCCAGCCGGTCCCTCGCCGGGATCATGGTCGTCTGGGCCGCCTGCGGCGCCCTCTCGATCGTCGCCTGGGCGGCGGGCCTGCCCGGCGGCACCACCGGCATGCGCTTCACCGCGGCCTCCGAGCTCTTCGCCGCCTGCCTGATCCCGCTGATCATGCTCAAGCTCCGGCACACCATGCGGGATCAGTTCGCGCCGCATGCCACCCGCCGCCGCACCCTGCCCCGCCCCCGGCGCGTCTCCGTCCGCCGCCCCGGCGCGCAGCGCCGCGTGCGCATCAGGCGCTAG
- a CDS encoding GH1 family beta-glucosidase, with protein sequence MRRFPDGFVWGAATAAYQIEGAVAEDGRAPSIWDGFGPILNGDTGETACDHYHRYAEDVGHLADLGVGSYRFSVSWPRVLPDGRPERRGLDFYSRLVDLLLERGIAPAVTLYHWDLPRALEERGGWLNRDTAHRFAEYSALVADTLGDRVDTWITLNEPWCAAFLGHGSGEHAPGRRDSAFEAAHHLNLAHGLAAPLLPGRKGITLNPHVVWGPDEAAVRRADGISNGVFEGPLLGGGYPSSVIADTAHLTDWSFVKDGDEAVIKAPVDFLGVNYYSVTVVEPGGKGKPSWPGCEDLKFSSAPGERTDMGWSIVPQGLTELLLRLSRENPGLPLVVTENGAAYPEPVHDDRRIAYLHGHLAAVLDAIDAGADIGGYYVWSLLDNFEWAFGYAKRFGIIHVDYATQERTWKDSARWYRDVVAAGALPGA encoded by the coding sequence ATGAGACGGTTTCCCGACGGGTTCGTCTGGGGCGCCGCCACGGCGGCGTACCAGATCGAGGGCGCTGTGGCCGAGGACGGCAGGGCGCCCTCCATCTGGGACGGCTTCGGCCCGATCCTGAACGGCGACACCGGTGAGACGGCCTGCGACCACTACCACCGGTACGCCGAGGACGTCGGGCACCTCGCCGACCTCGGCGTCGGGTCGTACCGGTTCTCCGTCTCCTGGCCGAGGGTGCTGCCCGACGGCAGGCCCGAGCGGCGCGGTCTGGACTTCTACTCCCGCCTGGTGGACCTCCTTCTGGAGCGGGGCATCGCCCCGGCCGTCACGCTCTACCACTGGGACCTGCCTCGCGCGCTTGAGGAGCGCGGAGGCTGGCTGAACAGGGACACCGCGCACAGGTTCGCCGAGTACAGCGCGCTCGTGGCCGACACCTTGGGCGACAGGGTCGACACCTGGATCACCCTGAACGAGCCGTGGTGCGCGGCCTTCCTCGGCCACGGGTCGGGCGAGCACGCCCCGGGCCGCCGTGACTCGGCGTTCGAGGCGGCCCACCACCTGAACCTCGCGCACGGCCTGGCCGCCCCGCTGCTCCCCGGCCGCAAGGGGATCACGCTGAACCCCCACGTCGTCTGGGGCCCCGACGAGGCGGCCGTCCGCCGTGCCGACGGGATCTCCAACGGCGTCTTCGAAGGTCCGCTCCTGGGCGGGGGCTACCCCTCGAGCGTGATCGCCGACACCGCCCACCTCACCGACTGGTCGTTCGTGAAGGACGGCGACGAGGCGGTCATCAAGGCGCCGGTCGACTTCCTCGGCGTCAACTACTACTCCGTGACGGTCGTCGAGCCGGGCGGCAAGGGCAAGCCCTCGTGGCCGGGCTGCGAAGACCTCAAGTTCTCCTCGGCCCCGGGCGAGCGCACCGACATGGGCTGGTCGATCGTCCCGCAGGGCCTGACCGAACTCCTGCTGCGGCTGTCCCGCGAGAACCCGGGCCTGCCCCTCGTCGTCACCGAGAACGGCGCGGCGTACCCCGAGCCCGTCCACGACGACCGCCGGATCGCCTACCTCCACGGCCATCTGGCCGCGGTCCTCGACGCGATCGACGCGGGCGCCGACATCGGCGGGTACTACGTCTGGTCCCTGCTCGACAACTTCGAGTGGGCCTTCGGCTACGCCAAGCGCTTCGGCATCATCCACGTCGACTACGCGACCCAGGAGCGCACCTGGAAGGACAGCGCCCGCTGGTACCGCGACGTGGTCGCCGCGGGAGCCCTGCCCGGCGCCTGA
- a CDS encoding dioxygenase family protein: MSDTQTTSRMPALYLSHGAPPLADDPLWPGQLAAWAADLPRPEAVLMVSAHWEDAPLAIGATRTVPLVYDFWGFDQRYYQVRYRAPGAPGLAARVRALVKGAQDVPDRGLDHGAYVPLVEMYPDADVPVLQISLPTLDPAGLYEIGRKLAPLRDEGVLIIGSGFFTHNLRGLDPGLGVDQAPGWSKEFDAWGAEALAAHDVDGLIDFLHKSPAGRLAHPRTEHFAPLFVTLGAAADELDTQRSTIDGFWMGLSKRSLQVG; the protein is encoded by the coding sequence ATGAGCGACACGCAGACGACGTCGAGGATGCCGGCGCTGTACCTGAGCCACGGGGCGCCGCCCCTCGCCGACGACCCGCTGTGGCCCGGCCAGCTCGCCGCGTGGGCCGCGGACCTGCCCCGGCCCGAGGCGGTGCTCATGGTGTCGGCGCACTGGGAGGACGCGCCCCTGGCGATCGGGGCGACCCGGACGGTCCCGCTCGTCTACGACTTCTGGGGATTCGACCAGCGGTACTACCAGGTGCGGTACCGAGCGCCCGGCGCCCCCGGGCTCGCCGCCCGCGTGCGCGCCCTGGTCAAGGGCGCCCAGGACGTCCCGGACCGGGGCCTCGACCACGGGGCCTACGTGCCGCTCGTGGAGATGTACCCCGACGCCGACGTGCCCGTGCTCCAGATCTCGCTGCCGACGCTCGACCCCGCCGGCCTCTATGAGATCGGCCGGAAGCTCGCGCCGCTGCGCGACGAGGGCGTCCTGATCATCGGAAGCGGGTTCTTCACGCACAACCTGCGCGGGCTCGACCCAGGTCTGGGCGTCGACCAGGCCCCCGGCTGGTCGAAGGAGTTCGACGCGTGGGGCGCCGAGGCCCTGGCCGCCCACGACGTCGACGGCCTCATCGACTTCCTGCACAAGTCGCCCGCCGGCCGGCTCGCGCACCCCCGCACCGAGCACTTCGCGCCCCTGTTCGTCACCCTCGGCGCCGCCGCCGACGAACTCGACACCCAGCGCTCCACCATCGACGGCTTCTGGATGGGCCTCTCCAAGCGCTCGCTCCAGGTCGGTTAG
- a CDS encoding glycoside hydrolase family 13 protein yields MQGSTVATRWWRDAVIYQIYVRSFADGDGDGIGDLPGIRARLPYLAALGVDAVWLTPFYRSPMADFGYDVADYREVDPLFGDLADAEALIADAHGLGLRIIVDVVPNHTSDRHAWFTAALAAAPGSPQRARYHFRDGRGPDGAEPPNDWESVFGGRAWTRVPDGQWYLHLFAPEQPDLNWENPEVHTEFEDILRFWLALGVDGFRIDVAHGMVKKAGLPDVGHGDQSRMLGTDPLPYFDQDGVHEIHRGWRALLDSYPGERIAVAEAWASTPERLARYVRPDEAHQAFNFHYLGTGWDAAALRDVIDVSLGTSEAVGAPTTWVLSNHDVRRHVTRFGDGELGLRRARAAALLMLALPGSAYVYQGEELGLPEVLDLPPEFLVDPQLGRGDDAGRDGCRVPLPWSGDVPPFGFGTGEGTWLPIPASWSGLSVAAQEADPASTLALYRAALAFRRDSPALGDGALVWEDAPEGVLRLRREPGFGCAVNFGAAPVRIPVAGGIAVSSVPLTVEDGHVTLPSDAAIWWTEVRADLGER; encoded by the coding sequence ATGCAGGGCTCCACGGTCGCCACGCGGTGGTGGCGCGACGCGGTGATCTACCAGATCTACGTCCGCAGCTTCGCCGACGGCGACGGCGACGGCATCGGCGACCTGCCCGGCATCCGGGCACGGCTGCCGTACCTCGCGGCGCTCGGCGTCGACGCGGTGTGGCTCACGCCGTTCTACCGCTCGCCGATGGCGGACTTCGGCTACGACGTCGCCGACTACCGCGAGGTCGACCCGCTGTTCGGCGACCTCGCCGACGCCGAGGCGCTGATCGCCGACGCGCACGGCCTGGGCCTGCGGATCATCGTCGACGTCGTGCCGAACCACACCTCCGACCGGCACGCCTGGTTCACCGCGGCCCTCGCCGCCGCGCCGGGCTCGCCCCAGCGCGCCCGCTACCACTTCCGCGACGGCCGGGGCCCCGACGGGGCCGAGCCGCCGAACGACTGGGAGTCGGTGTTCGGCGGCCGCGCCTGGACCCGGGTCCCCGACGGCCAGTGGTACCTCCACCTGTTCGCGCCGGAACAGCCCGACCTGAACTGGGAGAACCCGGAGGTCCACACCGAGTTCGAGGACATCCTCCGGTTCTGGCTGGCCCTGGGCGTCGACGGGTTCCGGATCGACGTCGCGCACGGCATGGTCAAGAAGGCGGGCCTCCCGGACGTCGGGCACGGCGACCAGTCCCGGATGCTCGGCACCGATCCGCTGCCCTACTTCGACCAGGACGGCGTGCACGAGATCCACCGGGGCTGGCGGGCGCTGCTCGACTCCTACCCGGGCGAGCGGATCGCGGTGGCCGAGGCGTGGGCGTCGACGCCCGAGCGGCTGGCCCGGTACGTCAGGCCGGACGAGGCGCACCAGGCGTTCAACTTCCATTACCTCGGGACCGGCTGGGACGCCGCGGCACTGCGCGACGTCATCGACGTCTCGCTCGGGACCTCCGAGGCGGTCGGCGCGCCTACCACGTGGGTGCTGTCCAACCACGACGTGCGCAGGCACGTCACCCGGTTCGGCGACGGCGAACTCGGCCTGCGCCGGGCCAGGGCGGCGGCGCTGCTCATGCTGGCGCTGCCCGGATCGGCCTATGTCTACCAGGGCGAGGAGCTGGGTCTTCCCGAGGTCCTCGACCTGCCACCGGAGTTCCTGGTCGACCCGCAGCTCGGCCGGGGCGACGACGCCGGACGCGACGGCTGCCGGGTGCCGCTGCCGTGGTCGGGCGACGTGCCGCCGTTCGGGTTCGGGACGGGTGAAGGCACCTGGCTGCCCATCCCGGCCTCGTGGTCGGGTCTGTCCGTCGCCGCGCAGGAGGCCGACCCGGCCTCGACCCTCGCCCTGTACCGGGCGGCCCTGGCCTTCCGGCGGGACTCCCCCGCGCTCGGCGACGGCGCCCTCGTGTGGGAGGACGCCCCCGAAGGCGTCCTGCGGCTCCGTCGCGAGCCCGGCTTCGGCTGCGCGGTGAACTTCGGCGCCGCGCCCGTCCGGATCCCGGTGGCGGGCGGGATCGCGGTCTCCAGCGTCCCCCTGACGGTCGAGGACGGGCACGTGACGCTGCCGTCCGACGCGGCGATCTGGTGGACGGAAGTCCGCGCCGACCTCGGCGAACGGTAA
- a CDS encoding class I SAM-dependent RNA methyltransferase, producing the protein MTATDLLELEVGNVGHGGFCVARHEGKVVFVRHALPGELVRARVTEETKTFLRADAVEIIKPSPDRVTAPCEYAGPGRCGGCDWQHAALPAQRVMKGEVVAEQLRRLAGIDRPVHVEEVAVPALYTEDGEPLAAPPGLGWRTRVQFAVDADGGVGLRKHRSHELEYIDRCLIAHPGVEMIGIERHMWPGASGVEGVVSAGTGDRLVVISEPKGKRGRPVRVPQLDVPVRVVKPERPQFRQQERPQPGARRPVVPFVREEAAGRLWQVTGSGFWQVHPAAADTLVKAVMDVLEPRPGEIALDLYCGVGLFAGVLGEAVGRDGLVVAVETGNQAVRDAKFNLKDLTNVSVEQGKVEEVLPTLEFGASAGPVRPKPGKAQPKRGAAQGHRGGSRVRGADITVLDPPRAGAGEKVVDEIARRTNRKIAYVSCDPATLARDLKYFSARGWTLESLRAFDLFPQTSHVECVASLVRD; encoded by the coding sequence GTGACTGCTACGGATCTCCTCGAACTCGAAGTCGGCAACGTCGGCCATGGTGGCTTCTGTGTCGCCCGGCATGAGGGGAAGGTCGTTTTTGTTCGGCACGCCCTTCCCGGGGAGCTGGTGCGGGCCAGGGTGACCGAGGAGACCAAGACCTTCCTGCGGGCCGACGCGGTGGAGATCATCAAGCCGTCTCCCGACCGTGTCACGGCGCCGTGCGAGTACGCGGGGCCCGGGCGGTGCGGCGGCTGCGACTGGCAGCACGCGGCCCTGCCGGCGCAGCGCGTGATGAAGGGCGAGGTCGTCGCCGAGCAGCTCCGCCGGCTGGCGGGGATCGACCGGCCCGTCCACGTCGAGGAAGTGGCGGTCCCCGCCCTGTACACCGAGGACGGCGAGCCCCTCGCGGCGCCGCCCGGACTCGGCTGGCGCACCCGCGTCCAGTTCGCGGTCGACGCCGACGGCGGCGTGGGCCTGCGCAAGCACCGCTCGCACGAGCTCGAGTACATCGACCGCTGCCTGATCGCGCACCCCGGGGTGGAGATGATCGGCATCGAACGGCACATGTGGCCCGGCGCGTCCGGCGTCGAGGGCGTGGTGTCGGCCGGGACCGGCGACCGCCTCGTGGTGATCTCCGAGCCCAAGGGCAAGCGCGGCCGCCCCGTGCGGGTGCCTCAGCTCGACGTGCCCGTCCGGGTCGTCAAGCCCGAGCGGCCGCAGTTCCGCCAGCAGGAGCGCCCGCAGCCCGGCGCGCGCCGCCCCGTCGTGCCGTTCGTGCGCGAGGAGGCCGCGGGACGCCTCTGGCAGGTCACCGGCAGCGGCTTCTGGCAGGTCCACCCCGCCGCCGCCGACACCCTGGTCAAGGCGGTCATGGACGTCCTGGAGCCCCGGCCGGGCGAGATCGCCCTCGACCTGTACTGCGGCGTCGGCCTGTTCGCCGGGGTCCTCGGCGAGGCGGTCGGCCGCGACGGCCTGGTCGTCGCGGTCGAGACCGGCAACCAGGCGGTGCGGGACGCCAAGTTCAACCTCAAGGACCTGACGAACGTCAGCGTCGAGCAGGGCAAGGTCGAAGAGGTCCTGCCGACGCTCGAGTTCGGCGCGTCCGCCGGGCCCGTCAGGCCCAAGCCGGGCAAGGCGCAGCCCAAGCGCGGCGCCGCGCAGGGCCACCGGGGCGGCTCGCGGGTCCGCGGCGCCGACATCACCGTGCTCGACCCGCCGCGCGCGGGCGCCGGGGAGAAGGTCGTCGACGAGATCGCGCGGCGCACCAACCGGAAGATCGCCTACGTGTCGTGCGACCCTGCGACGCTGGCCCGCGACCTCAAGTACTTCTCGGCCCGCGGCTGGACCCTGGAGAGCCTGCGCGCCTTCGACCTGTTCCCGCAGACCAGCCACGTCGAGTGCGTGGCGTCCCTCGTCAGGGACTGA
- a CDS encoding phosphatidylserine decarboxylase, translated as MPGPHEPEAETLTLARGAGPWLVPGLVGAAGAVLLTRRSRYRGLVAAAATATAAGLTWFFRDPPRSGEGLILSGADGVVQSITPWPDGRTRVAVFMSPLDVHVNRAPIAGKILSVDHIEGGHVPAFNKDSDRNERVVWRFDTAVGEIECVQIAGTVARRIVPYLEEGVSVEQGERLGLIRFGSRFDTYLPAGLVPAVAVGQKTRAGETHLVCG; from the coding sequence GTGCCCGGTCCCCACGAGCCGGAGGCGGAGACCCTCACCCTCGCGCGCGGCGCCGGACCCTGGCTGGTTCCCGGACTGGTGGGTGCGGCGGGCGCCGTCCTGCTGACCCGGCGGTCACGGTACCGCGGCCTGGTCGCCGCCGCAGCCACGGCGACGGCCGCAGGCCTGACCTGGTTCTTCCGGGACCCGCCGCGCAGCGGCGAGGGCCTGATCCTCTCCGGCGCGGACGGCGTGGTGCAGAGCATCACCCCGTGGCCCGACGGCCGCACCCGGGTCGCGGTCTTCATGAGCCCGCTGGACGTGCACGTCAACCGGGCGCCGATCGCGGGCAAGATCCTCTCGGTCGACCACATCGAAGGCGGGCACGTCCCCGCCTTCAACAAGGACAGCGACCGCAACGAGCGCGTCGTCTGGCGGTTCGACACGGCGGTCGGCGAGATCGAGTGCGTGCAGATCGCGGGCACCGTCGCCCGGCGGATCGTGCCCTACCTCGAAGAGGGCGTCTCGGTGGAGCAGGGCGAGCGGCTGGGCCTGATCCGCTTCGGCTCGCGGTTCGACACCTACCTCCCGGCCGGGCTCGTCCCGGCGGTGGCCGTCGGTCAGAAGACCCGGGCCGGTGAGACGCACCTTGTCTGCGGCTGA
- a CDS encoding zf-TFIIB domain-containing protein, protein MRTFDRNGVHIEQCDMCRGIFLDYGELETLARIESQWRQSPPPPVAQPGWGAHHAPHRHHHGPSLFGMLFST, encoded by the coding sequence ATGCGGACCTTCGACCGTAACGGGGTCCACATCGAACAGTGCGACATGTGCCGGGGGATCTTCCTCGACTATGGCGAGCTGGAGACCCTCGCGCGCATCGAGAGCCAGTGGCGCCAGTCGCCGCCCCCGCCCGTCGCGCAGCCCGGCTGGGGGGCCCACCACGCCCCGCACCGGCACCACCACGGACCGAGCCTGTTCGGGATGCTCTTCTCCACCTGA
- a CDS encoding lamin tail domain-containing protein, translated as MRTPLIGALAVALPLAALLAAPAEAAPNVQITYVRYDAQGKDTKKNVNGEYVVVTNKSGKKVNLAGWTLGQTSRLGDSKYIFYFPARGVWVQPGKSVTMRMGEGKKTVKYVYQGLRKHTWPNTKGAAYLFDPSNARVDGCTWNNAKSDFKRC; from the coding sequence ATGCGCACGCCCCTGATCGGTGCCCTGGCCGTCGCCCTCCCGCTGGCGGCGCTGCTCGCCGCCCCCGCCGAGGCCGCCCCGAACGTGCAGATCACCTACGTTCGGTACGACGCCCAGGGCAAGGACACCAAGAAGAACGTCAACGGCGAGTACGTCGTCGTGACCAACAAGAGCGGCAAGAAGGTCAACCTCGCCGGCTGGACCCTCGGTCAGACCTCCCGGCTCGGCGACTCCAAGTACATCTTCTACTTCCCGGCCCGCGGCGTCTGGGTCCAGCCCGGCAAGAGCGTCACCATGCGCATGGGCGAAGGAAAGAAGACCGTGAAGTACGTCTACCAGGGCCTGCGCAAGCACACCTGGCCCAACACCAAGGGCGCCGCCTACCTCTTCGACCCGTCCAACGCACGGGTCGACGGCTGCACCTGGAACAACGCGAAGTCGGACTTCAAGCGCTGCTGA